Below is a genomic region from Medicago truncatula cultivar Jemalong A17 chromosome 3, MtrunA17r5.0-ANR, whole genome shotgun sequence.
ACCTTAAATACACCAACCGGTGAGGTGGCACTAAAAAATTGGAAACATCACATATAAATAGGTCAAATTCTAGTGAGGTagcactaattttttttggagagatggCACTCCCAAAActtaaacatttattaaaagaCTAAATTACCCCTCTTGGGGGTAAATATGGAAATTCATTCATGggacattattttttatatatatatagagttaTAGTTAGTAAGTAGATTAAACCGTAATGTATTTTACAAATATAATAAtctataatatttaaattatgtattcaatatttgacctaaaaaaataaaaaattatgtattcaatatttttgttttttttaaggaatcattCAATAATTGTCATTCAAAGCATGATAATATATTACTATAATAAATTACTGCACTACTCACATTTTAaactgttaattttttattttttttggtaatattaaACTGTTAATTTATAACAAATATGGAAACTATTTTAACTTACGGTAGAGAGAAGGTAGAATCAATAAGAGAGAAATggagagaataagagtatatTATGATGAAAAAGTAAAGAGAAGGTGCGAGATATCAGATATGTGTATATATAGGAGGGAGACATGAGCTGCCAGTAATCTTTTAATATTTGGTTCGTAATTTGTTTTTCTCATGTAGTCATATGGTTACAGCTAACTAGTTCTCAATATattcatcaaatttgtttttctcattgttCTCAATATATTCAACTAATGCATTCAAGAAATCAGATTGCATACAATCATTAATTTAACGCAATTTCACATTCGGTACATCTGTAATCATTTGATCAAGATCAGATAATgtagattttaatttaaataaaaaaggcaAAATTATATTTGGTAGTcaattaacttaatttcagataataatttggtcatttatcttcttcttttttcattttaatttgtctCTTTAGTCCGTCcatttgcatatgaattttcaagctCCAAACCTAATATTCATATGCAAACATAGATAAAAGTCATAAGTTTAAAGATCGAGAGgtcagaagaaaaataaaactatggatttaatgtttaaaattcatatgcaaatgAACCAAAAGATAAAGAATTAAATCGTTACATGAAATTAAGTCATAGGACCACTAATGTAattttaccaataaaaaaatatcaaaatttgaaatttggatAGTGCGAACTAGATTTAATGATCACATATGTATTTAATGCGACAAATTAATGACTCCATCGAACCTAGGTTCATGCTTCCAATAACAATGGACTTATATCGCATGTAGTAACAGGATACAGTTCTATCGTGTAAGTGATCTAGGTTGTTGATTTGAGATCGTACGATTTATATATAACAATCAATAAATTACGCAGAGAATCCTATACAAGAGGCTAGCGTGCACTTTAAACAATCTCGATCATTAATATACGATCAGATGATCGAGATCTATTACTTAATCACGCAATTACAAGAGTGAATCCAACAAGAACACAAGCAAGATAACCCCTATTTGTAAAGGCCATTGATTGAATAATTTTACAAACTTGagataaatatagataaagaataacGGTTGAAGTAATATGGACAATGGACATGTTTGATGAATATCACACATGCCATTTTAAAGAAAAGAGATCGAATAGTAATATGCAAATGAAAGATACATTGGTTCGACATAATTCGAGTTCAATTTCtggtaaaaatgattttttcgtCGGACTCTATTGATCATCCGACTGAAAAACATGTCGGAAAGTTCTTCAAAGAGTTGATGCAAAATTGAAGTTGACAAACTCATAGACTACATTAGCATTAACAATTCACTATTTCACTGAGTTATAATCATATTCTAATCTAGTATTCTACAAGAAGACAAGAGATCCTCATAGATAgtactaaaaaattaaaaaagaccAAAGAAAACTGAAAACGCAAGAACTATAAGCCATACAATATGTAAGAGAAGAAACGCTTGAGCAGAGAGAGGAGCCGAACCGCCACTTCCCACTTCACAaaaccccattttcccaacttTTACACCGGCACACGCCGCTTCTGCACAACCACACCAATACGTCACGCCGTCGACCCCACAAACAGGGTCCGTCCGGAAACACTTCACAGGGCACCATGACGACGCCACCGCACCAGCGCACACGTTCTTCCCTTCTGCGGTTACTTTCGACGGTAAACGTATCACCGACGACGACGACGATGACAACGATGACGACGACATGTCATCTGCCACCACCAACACCATCAAGAAAATGGAAATGACGATTATTACGGCTGAAATTCCGGCCATGTCTTATTGATCGGAGAGGATAGAATTTTCGTAATGCTTGCCGGGTGAATTGGAGAAGAAAATGGGATATATTTTCGCGATTGAAAAGATGAATTTTCTTGATTGAAATCGAAAAGACTAAATTTTTGTGAAAAGGAGAGATTATTTGTGAATTGGGGTTAAGTTGATAATAAATGTTGAATACAAATagagatgatttttttattttttttttttgcagttttagaacaatatttttttccttttttttttatttcttgtttagGGAAGAACAATCCTTTCTTAACAACTAAGATAtcagtaaaaaagaaaattaatgagatttgattaatatactttgttctgtaaaatttatatcatcGATTAGTtactttccctcaaaaaaattttTAACTAGTTActtcttaacaatttttttttttgaagaattaacaaaaaaaaaaattaacttgttACGTTTAATTTTAAATGTAATCTGTTCTAAAATACATTTATGATTGATTTTGGTTTGCTGTTTACAACATTATACGCGTACAATTAAAAAACTCTTCATACTACTTACaagtagaaaaaataaataatttctagATTGTGACCCCTAATTTGGTACTATTTTTGTAGTTCTTTtttgggaacttctacggtacactcacaaaatgaggtgtaccAGTACTCttgcttcataattttataaattaacgaccattttttatgtaataaatagttatttgtcaatatttatattttatagaacatcatttcataagaaaaaacatcatttcattgtttacaagaattatagtaatttttttttacatattatcataaaaaataacgaATGTTCCcgattatgagtgataaaaattcaaaaaataataattttattttgttgacatttttgatgaataagatttaatcattataattataaatgataaaaaataatatttttcctcaaaaaataacttatttaactattaatttaaagagtgggtgtaccggtacactcaaatatattgggtgtaccataaaatttgcctTCTCTTTTTGGTTTCGAATTTCGATTctctttgtaataaaaatataaataagtaaatatgtTCACATtggaaaaatatgaatataatgtATTTATAGAATCcctaaaaaatgtatttatagaaataattaaaatagagaATTAAATTGACTAACCAATCTATTTTATGgtataataacatatatattttatggtgtattaaccaatatatttttatggtataataacatatatcagttcttttaatttaaaagtttcaaaaactttacataaattgaaaaattacatataaaaatataagttttcaTGTATAAtgttctttttcttaaaaaaaaatgtataatgttttttaggcaaattctatggtacacccaaaaAAATTGAGTGTACCAGTACACCAAATcgttaaattaataaattaaatgagttgtttttctgaagaaaattaattattttctagcattgacaattataatatttaaatcttatttatcaaaagcttcgacgaaataaaatttactttttttgaatttttattactcataataaagaatattgattattttttatgtgaaaatgttaaaaatttaatatgattcttgtaaacaatgaaattatgttttttcttatgcaatgatgttttctaaaatacaaATACTGACAAATAGCTTCTTATTTCATAAaagatcgttaatttataaatttatgaaaaaagagtaccggtacacctcaatttgtgaaGTGTACCGTAAAATTTCCCATATGTTTAATGGATTTTTTAATGTGGATTcatgaatttaatatttaatagttttttaatgATGTGGAGTAtatgtttaattgatttttgctCATGGATTCATGAATTTAATGTTACTCGGGGATATGTGATATATTGAAATGTAGGTTTGAATTCGAAATTTACCATTTCTCAACACTTAGCGTACTTGTGAGTTTCGTtgctaataattttttaaaaacagttaaataaaagctaaactatttttataaaaataaaataaaaaacacttaaTGATTTTTGCTGGAAAACCATTTAGTGTTTGAAAACTAAGAACAATTGATATTTCATTCCATTTatcaaaaaattgatattttattccattaattttttttatttattcatttaaaaaaaaaaagaaattataaaattactAATGAGATGATTCTGTTCCTGGTTATATAATATTAGGAATTATAagattataaaaaatcaattcctTATTATATAGTAGTAtacttttttctctcaaaaaaaaaaaaaagtagtatacTTTTTGTAGAACAACTCCTTATTAGTatataaaaagatgaatttcgtaataattagtaatataaaaagatgaatttCGTCATAATTTAAGATTTAAATATCCTTTTAGGCTATGTAAATATGTACTTCTCGTTTGAAATTTATGctaagagaagaagaaagaagggaAATTCATCATTCAGTCGATTCATTGAACATTTTTTAGGCATTCTCTTTAAATACACAGCTGTAATGACAATTACAATCTTAAAAATCACCGCTGTAATGACATATATATGAAGGATCAATACAATATTACTTTCCTATAAAAATATGCTATatcttctcttttcaaaaataaaaaggtccCTTTAAGATATCTGTTCCATTCAAGAAAAGAAAGTACTATCAGTTATTATTCATTGCTCCataagtaaaatttaaataaacatttaaaGAGGAGCTTGTCGAAAAACAAAATATAGGGAGGAAAGCGAggaaatatattattcaaagaGTGCCCCAATAAGAATTAgggagaaaaacaaaataattggaTTTTATTTAAACAAGTTAATCCACATAAAAAATTGAGTAAGGTCATACTAGTCTATTAAGCTTCAAGAGTGCCCAACACCAATATATCCATATAATAATTGTAAAAATCTAACAATGATTGCCTAATTTATAAATTACTAACacgatatataaataaatataatttggttcaactgaaaaaataaaatcctccttcaaaaaaaaaaaactgaaagaataaaatatcagtttaattgaatttttttttaagaaatatcaGTTTAATGATATTCACggttaatgtaaaaaaattgtacatatattcaatcatatttcattaaatagataatatttttcttttgaaaagattaaatagATAATATATGAAAgtgacataaaaaataaaattattgaataaactaaaaaaaatggatCATGCCTATTAGCTTTGCACAGCTTATAGTGCTCGGTTTGACTTAATAATATTTAGTTCAACGACACATAGGTCCAGGGTCGTTCTTTGGAGAGTGCAAAGAGCTCAACTAAGTTGGGCCTCCTCAAGTGATGGatctcaagaaaaaaattattgttcaatATCTCCATCCcactcaaaaagaaaaataaacatgtttcatgtttcaatttttaagtaaaaaattagGTTCCATGTTTCTATTTCTAAATTGAAATAGCACgtctttaataaaaataattgctaATTTTAATTTCGGTGGCTAATAACCATTATACGAGTGTTAATATCAATTTAAATAGAagattaatcttttaaaaaattatgcatttttttattaaaaacctaTTTTAACTACGAGAGCCAAGCCTCTAATTTTATAAGGACGGTCCTAGGTCAGTCAGTATGACTAACTCGTTTCTGTAATAATGATAAAAAGGTAGGTTTGATCTACAACCGATTTATTGACGGCTCTAGCTCTTACATAtggaaaatgattaaaaaaaaaatattaaaaaaaaaataactaaggTGTAAAGATGTACTATAAGGACAGCGAATGAATAtgagaaaaaagagaaagacgGTGAgaaataaatactaaaaaataacTAAGGTAGTTGGCAGAATATTTGGCGTTTAAATGTCCCGTCGAAGGTTAAAAATCTTTTATGGCGTATGTGTCGGGAATGTTTACCGACTAGAGTTCGCTTGCAAGATAAAGGGGTCTCGTGTCCGACAAATTGTGAGAGTTGCGGTGTTGATCATGAGGACTTAGATCATTTACTGTTTGAATGTCCTTTTGCGATTCAAGTTTGGAATTCAGCCGGAATTTGGTATGAGATTCAACATGCTTCCATGCAATCCGATTCAGATGTAACTCCATTTTCTATTTGTTACAGAATCTGCCTATGAATATTAAACAACGAGTTGCTGCTATTTTTTAGAGTTTATGGAAGCATCGGAACCTAAAAATTTGAGataatgttgatgaaaataGTGCGCAGGTTGTTGACAGGGCTCATAACATGATTGAAGATTGGCAAGAGGCCAATCTGACGCGTATAGCCACGACACATCAAGCAGATGCGCAGTTGCAGCAATCTGCTGCATCACTGCAGACTTACATACATAACCATAACAGACCAGCAGGTTCTGTTCAGCCGACGTGGACACCACCGAGCAATGGGAGATACAAATGCAATGTAGATGAGGTTTTTTTTGGAACACTTTAAGAGGACAAGTATCGGCGTGTGTATTCGGGATGATTTCGGAACCTTTGTGCTAGCTAAAGTGCTGCAATTTGATTAAGTATTTCCCGTAGCAGTCGGTGAAGCGTTGGGTTTGTATTATGCTCTTCAATGGATGCAAGACATGTAATTTGATAATATAGACTTTGAGCTTGATTCAAAAATCATACGAGATGCTTTCCATTCTCGCACGATCGATGTTACAGAGTTTGGCCATATAATTGATGTGTGCCGAGACATTTTTTCCACCTCTTTTACAAACTCCCGGTTCGAGTTCATTAGGCGACAAGCGAATGCGGCGGCTCATGCTCTGGCTAGAGAAGCAACATCCTTAGCTAGTCCCgttatttattatgttatcCCACATTGTAttgaaactattattattaataaaatgctataagcatctttctttcaattttttttttttttgaattgatCTATAGTTTGATATAAGAGAAActataattgattttgcctcTAAACTTTGAGGACATATCATATTTACAGCCGCATTAACTAGAATATGAACCTATAAATTAATGTAAATAGTTGTCTTTAATTGGGTTATAATTGTTGCTCATAACTATGCTACTACCCCAActttagaaaatagaaaatgcaCGGAAGAAAACAAAGAGACATAACAAGAAGTGAGGTCAATTGTTGTTATAATGAATTTAACGACCATCTATACATACGTAAGAATCGGGTTTATTTTGGCCACAAAACATCCTCTTTGCCAGGCTAATTTCTTTCTATTACAACCCGAAAATTGTTCCTAAAATTTAAACCACAAATACAATGCAGCTATATATATTTTACCCTTTATTTTTGCCCTTAATTAAACCACACACCTCCCTTTCACTCTCTTTGTTTAACAATCTAAATTGAATCATGGGAGGTTGTGTGAGTACTCCTAAGGATTTTGCTGTGAACGAAGGGGAAGCCCCAGTTGAGGTTCCAACCTCACCAAAGAAGGCTGATGGCGAGACTGTTGCTCaggttctttttctttcatttctctctttctcattTAATCATATACTATCTCCCAAAATATTCTTTTACATGCACACAACTACAAAAAATGTTATCAGTTTAGGGAGACAATTAGAGAGCAAATGTCGAATATGTTGCCAATATTAGCTCTGAGTGATTTTAAAGAGtgctttgtttaaaaaatttaaggataaaatcatttttttaatgttttaattatgTATATGCAAGTTCTTTACAAAGTTATTTTGTTCAAAGAAATTAgttttaagcttaaaataaaatttttgattagtttttgagagaaaaagaaagtaacTTCCAATGAATGAGAAATATGAAAtcacattttataatttttttttttgtgtccggggttcgaaccccgaaccttacatatacTTATGTATTGTCCCTATCAACAACTGAGCTATGCGGCTCACGATCACAAATCACATTTTATAATtgtaaataaacaattattttttattttatatcaaaatcacttatagtttaatttgtaacaaaacaatattccatagcaaatttttaaaatctatcTATAAATTGGTCACAAATCTATCTAGCTGccaatttaaaatattgattttgctaattgtgcgattttgcacctcctcttcttttttttgagcgatt
It encodes:
- the LOC11440454 gene encoding uncharacterized protein, whose amino-acid sequence is MAGISAVIIVISIFLMVLVVADDMSSSSLSSSSSSVIRLPSKVTAEGKNVCAGAVASSWCPVKCFRTDPVCGVDGVTYWCGCAEAACAGVKVGKMGFCEVGSGGSAPLSAQAFLLLHIVWLIVLAFSVFFGLF